One Micromonospora eburnea genomic region harbors:
- a CDS encoding non-ribosomal peptide synthetase translates to MTEALARTDLRAELLRRRLRGDVTVAPDNRIRRVPRSGPLTVSFAQRRLWILDQLRGGGTEYLMTTGLRLAGPLDTGALRTALDGLVARHEVLRTRYVVIDDEPAQVVDDPGPVALTEVDLRDLDRAAQDARLAGWTSHDRRPVDLAGGPVLAATLARLGDEEHALLLTLHHIAFDEWSEEVLWRELDRRYAAALAGEAAALPPLPVQYADFAAWQRTAMSGATLDRQLGYWRGKLAGATPLELPADRPRPPVRDSTGGKVPFVVPASVAGRLTRFARQAGATPFMALLAAYTILLGRYAGRTDVTVGTPVAGRDRAEVQDLIGLFLNTLVLRTDLSGDPSFAEVLRRVKETALDAYAHQELPFERLVEELSPERDPARTPLFATMFLWDGAGTARPRRFGGLRAEPLPVGESDAKFDLTVAVADRPDGSLAGAVNYATALFDRETAERFAAQFVELVSGLADAPRTPVSRLSVLPPAERRRVLEEWNDTAVDYPTDDTLPALFERQAARTPDAVAVVSGDDTVSYAELNTRANRLAHRLIAAGVGPETVVGVRRERGPELVVALLAVLKAGGAYLPLDPDNPADRLAYMCADAGVTIVLDDTGRFTADGGPADNPGTAPHPDHPAYVIYTSGSTGRPKGVVVGHRAIVNRLHWMQDTYRLDPTDRVLQKTPYGFDVSVWEFFWPLITGAALVLARPGGHRDPGYLAELITTERVTTVHFVPTMLRAFLAEPHPPLPSLRRMICSGEALTADLVDAVHERIGCELHNLYGPTEAAVDVTAARCVPGTPVTIGRPIANTRAYIVDDTLRPVPIGVPGELLLGGVQLARGYLHRPELTADRFVPDPFGRRSGERLYRTGDLARYRPDGSIEYLGRLDRQVKIRGHRIELGEVEAVLGELPGLAAAAVAVHDGQLVGYLAAGAGAEVDATAAAAFLRDRLPEAMVPSHWVPLAALPLTPSGKLDRAALPKPDRTRSALAGAYVAPRGELERQVADALTAALGVDRIGAHDRFFDLGGDSIRAIRAIGRLRATGVNLSVQDIFLHQTPAELAAAAGRADATAEETHVGRFTQLTPADRDRLPDGLVDAYPMGQVQAGMVYEMLADTEHPAYQNVTSFPITDDGPFSLAALRAAGQLLVDRHEILRTTFDMSGYSEPMQLVHASAHAEIGYDDLRGLPEAEQQAVLAAYRHTMRTSPLDVAHAPQLRWHVHRTGEREWVLTHTECHAILDGWSHHSLIGQLRATYRAIRDGGTDGPGSAPEARYADFVALERRSLAAAADQEFWRDRVRGFDRLALPADTAPAGYGKVEELRVSWRHLEPALRDLVARTRTSLKTVLHTAHLAMLGVITGQRRFFSGLVCNGRPELLRGDEVLGMHLNTLPFAVDLRAPSWRDLLRAVFDEELALWPHRRYPLPAIQREWGDGRPLIDVIFSYLDFHVLDDQQEAFGTIVDDSPNEFTLNVLTFPGEVRLECRAGWATRERLEALGATYLELLTAMVADGGANPVELGATSAERLSVPAPTWRTPPEVCVTDLFAARVAARPDAVAVEFGEQRLTYRELDARANQLAWALREHGVGPDTPVAVCLDRGLDVITALLGVLKAGGCYLPLDPAYPDSRIGYILDDAGARVMLTQPDQAHRFGADTGLTTIVLDPAWRALADRPTDTPEVRLSPDNLAYVTYTSGSTGRPKGVLVPHRGVVRLVHDPNYTTLGEEQTLFLLSALAFDVSTFEIWGSLCTGARLVVCPPGTPTAAELEELLRRHGVTVLWLTSGLFNTIVDVRPEALATVRHLLVGGEALSPPHVRTALEHGVPVGNGYGPTEGTVFATAHPRVSRAETESSIPIGTPVSHTRVQVVDRDLNPVPYGVPGELLLGGPGVVRGYQGRPDLTAERFVPDPSGTEPGARLYRTGDIVRQNPDGTLHYIGRQDHQVKIRGHRVELGEVEAALAELPSVRTAAAAAYRGSDGVKQLVGYVVLDADGPADPARLGDLMRRRVPDFLVPTAWVRLDQLPLNASGKVDRAALPLPAAADRTREFSAPRTPAERAVADIWAEVFGLPRVSRHDDFFDLGGHSLLILRIIAMLRQRHGIEVPVRSFLTHRTVEALAESIDSGELPTKALLWLNRAGERAPLVCIHPGGGSAHWYQRLVVHLDPDLPVIAFEWPGVQGGQVPATAEMAARYVAELREAVPHGPYRIFSWCGGSGVASEVVHRLAADGEDVTFILLDPALDASEKQHLWDEFGLIKKCVANLEALAGAAPEEDTSTLRRETIGLLEHLVDDFVGDDGITLPERGAGDMWLPAARMWAEVMEMMMSYRHRRYAGRLHLIVSDELAQGEHEVVDAGQSFAEYLARWRELAAEVRVHRMTGDHFSVMREDVSQLARIITDQLG, encoded by the coding sequence ATGACTGAAGCCCTCGCCCGGACCGACCTTCGCGCGGAGCTGCTCCGGCGGCGGCTGCGCGGCGACGTGACGGTCGCACCCGACAACCGCATCCGGCGCGTCCCGCGCTCCGGCCCGCTCACGGTGTCGTTCGCGCAGCGCCGACTGTGGATTCTCGACCAGTTGCGCGGCGGCGGCACCGAGTACCTGATGACCACCGGCCTGCGGTTGGCCGGCCCGCTCGACACCGGAGCGCTGCGTACCGCGCTGGACGGGCTGGTGGCCCGGCACGAGGTGCTGCGCACCCGGTACGTCGTGATCGACGACGAACCGGCCCAGGTGGTCGACGACCCGGGGCCGGTCGCGTTGACCGAGGTGGACCTGCGCGACCTGGACCGGGCGGCGCAGGACGCCCGGCTCGCCGGCTGGACCAGCCACGACCGCCGTCCGGTCGACCTGGCGGGCGGGCCGGTCCTGGCCGCCACGCTGGCCCGGCTCGGCGACGAGGAGCACGCGCTCCTGCTGACGCTGCACCACATCGCGTTCGACGAGTGGTCGGAGGAGGTGCTCTGGCGCGAGCTGGACCGCCGGTACGCGGCCGCGCTGGCCGGCGAGGCCGCGGCCCTGCCCCCGCTGCCGGTGCAGTACGCGGACTTCGCCGCCTGGCAGCGTACGGCGATGTCCGGCGCCACCCTGGACCGGCAGCTCGGCTACTGGCGCGGGAAACTGGCCGGGGCGACCCCGCTGGAACTACCGGCCGACCGGCCGCGCCCGCCGGTGCGGGACAGCACGGGCGGGAAGGTCCCGTTCGTGGTGCCCGCGTCCGTCGCCGGCCGGCTGACCCGGTTCGCCCGCCAGGCCGGGGCGACGCCGTTCATGGCGCTGCTCGCCGCGTACACGATCCTGCTCGGCCGGTACGCCGGACGGACCGACGTGACGGTCGGCACCCCGGTTGCCGGCCGGGACCGGGCCGAGGTGCAGGACCTGATCGGGCTGTTCCTCAACACCCTGGTGCTGCGTACCGACCTCTCCGGCGACCCGTCGTTCGCGGAGGTGCTGCGGCGGGTCAAGGAAACCGCGCTGGACGCGTACGCCCACCAGGAGCTGCCGTTCGAGCGGCTGGTGGAGGAGCTGTCCCCGGAACGCGACCCGGCCCGGACCCCGCTGTTCGCCACCATGTTCCTCTGGGACGGCGCCGGCACCGCGCGGCCACGGCGCTTCGGCGGGCTGCGCGCCGAGCCGCTGCCGGTCGGGGAGAGCGACGCCAAGTTCGACCTGACCGTCGCCGTCGCCGACCGGCCCGACGGGTCGCTGGCCGGTGCGGTGAACTACGCCACCGCGCTGTTCGACCGGGAGACCGCCGAGCGGTTCGCCGCCCAGTTCGTCGAGCTGGTCAGCGGCCTCGCCGACGCGCCGCGCACCCCGGTCAGCCGGTTGTCGGTGCTCCCGCCGGCCGAACGGCGGCGGGTGCTGGAGGAGTGGAACGACACCGCCGTCGACTATCCGACGGACGACACCCTGCCGGCGCTGTTCGAGCGGCAGGCGGCGCGGACCCCGGACGCGGTCGCGGTCGTCTCCGGCGACGACACCGTCTCCTACGCGGAGCTGAACACCCGGGCCAACCGGCTCGCGCACCGGCTCATCGCGGCCGGGGTGGGACCCGAGACGGTCGTCGGGGTACGCCGCGAGCGCGGCCCCGAGCTGGTGGTGGCGCTGCTGGCCGTCCTCAAGGCGGGCGGCGCGTACCTGCCGCTCGATCCGGACAACCCGGCCGACCGGCTGGCGTACATGTGCGCGGACGCCGGGGTCACGATCGTGCTCGACGACACCGGGCGGTTCACCGCCGACGGCGGGCCCGCCGACAACCCCGGCACCGCGCCGCACCCGGACCACCCCGCCTACGTGATCTACACGTCGGGGTCGACCGGCCGGCCCAAGGGGGTCGTGGTCGGGCACCGGGCGATCGTCAACCGGCTGCACTGGATGCAGGACACGTACCGGCTGGACCCGACCGACCGGGTGCTGCAGAAGACCCCGTACGGCTTCGACGTGTCGGTGTGGGAGTTCTTCTGGCCCCTGATCACCGGGGCCGCCCTGGTGCTGGCCCGCCCCGGTGGCCACCGCGACCCGGGATACCTGGCCGAACTGATCACCACCGAACGGGTCACCACCGTCCACTTCGTACCGACCATGCTGCGGGCGTTCCTCGCCGAGCCGCACCCTCCGCTGCCGTCGCTGCGTCGGATGATCTGCAGCGGCGAGGCGCTCACCGCCGACCTGGTCGACGCCGTGCACGAGCGGATCGGGTGCGAGCTGCACAACCTGTACGGCCCCACCGAGGCGGCCGTCGACGTCACCGCGGCGCGCTGCGTACCGGGCACGCCGGTGACGATCGGCCGGCCGATCGCCAACACCCGCGCCTACATCGTCGACGACACCCTGCGGCCGGTCCCGATCGGCGTCCCCGGCGAACTGCTGCTCGGCGGGGTGCAACTGGCCCGGGGCTATCTCCACCGGCCCGAGCTGACCGCCGACCGGTTCGTCCCCGACCCGTTCGGCCGTCGCTCGGGCGAACGGCTGTACCGCACCGGCGACCTCGCCCGGTACCGGCCGGACGGCAGCATCGAGTACCTCGGCCGGCTCGACCGGCAGGTGAAGATCCGTGGGCACCGGATCGAACTCGGCGAGGTCGAGGCGGTGCTGGGCGAACTGCCCGGCCTGGCCGCCGCCGCGGTCGCCGTACACGACGGGCAACTGGTCGGGTACCTCGCCGCGGGGGCCGGCGCCGAGGTCGACGCGACCGCCGCGGCGGCGTTCCTGCGCGACCGGCTGCCCGAGGCGATGGTCCCCAGCCACTGGGTGCCGCTGGCCGCGCTGCCGCTCACCCCCAGCGGCAAACTCGACCGCGCCGCGCTGCCGAAACCCGACCGGACCCGCAGCGCGCTGGCCGGCGCGTACGTCGCCCCCCGCGGCGAGCTGGAACGGCAGGTGGCCGACGCGCTCACCGCCGCCCTGGGCGTCGACCGGATCGGCGCGCACGACCGCTTCTTCGACCTGGGCGGCGACTCGATCCGGGCGATCCGGGCGATCGGCCGGCTACGCGCCACCGGGGTGAACCTGTCGGTCCAGGACATCTTCCTCCACCAGACCCCGGCCGAGCTGGCGGCGGCGGCCGGCCGGGCGGACGCCACGGCGGAGGAGACCCACGTCGGCCGGTTCACGCAGCTCACCCCCGCCGACCGGGACCGCCTGCCGGACGGGCTGGTCGACGCCTACCCGATGGGCCAGGTGCAGGCCGGCATGGTCTACGAGATGCTGGCCGACACCGAGCACCCGGCGTACCAGAACGTCACCAGCTTCCCGATCACCGACGACGGCCCGTTCTCGCTGGCCGCGCTCCGCGCCGCCGGGCAGCTGCTGGTCGACCGGCACGAGATCCTGCGGACCACGTTCGACATGTCCGGCTACTCCGAGCCGATGCAGCTCGTGCACGCCAGCGCCCACGCCGAGATCGGCTACGACGACCTGCGCGGACTGCCCGAGGCCGAGCAGCAGGCGGTGCTCGCCGCCTACCGGCACACCATGCGGACCAGCCCGCTGGACGTGGCTCACGCGCCGCAGCTGCGCTGGCACGTGCACCGCACCGGCGAGCGGGAGTGGGTGCTGACCCACACCGAGTGCCACGCCATCCTCGACGGCTGGAGCCACCATTCGCTGATCGGCCAGTTGCGCGCGACGTACCGGGCGATCCGCGACGGTGGGACCGACGGACCCGGCAGCGCGCCCGAGGCCCGGTACGCCGACTTCGTCGCGCTGGAGCGCCGCTCCCTCGCGGCGGCCGCCGACCAGGAGTTCTGGCGGGACCGGGTACGCGGCTTCGACCGGCTCGCGCTGCCCGCCGACACCGCCCCGGCCGGCTACGGCAAGGTCGAGGAGCTGCGGGTGTCCTGGCGGCACCTGGAGCCGGCCCTGCGCGACCTCGTCGCGCGGACCCGCACCTCGCTCAAGACCGTGCTGCACACCGCCCACCTCGCCATGCTCGGGGTCATCACCGGCCAGCGCCGGTTCTTCAGCGGGCTGGTCTGCAACGGCCGCCCCGAACTGCTGCGCGGCGACGAGGTGCTCGGCATGCACCTCAACACGCTGCCGTTCGCGGTGGACCTGCGGGCGCCGTCCTGGCGGGACCTGCTGCGCGCCGTGTTCGACGAGGAGCTGGCGCTGTGGCCGCACCGGCGGTACCCGCTGCCCGCGATCCAGCGCGAGTGGGGCGACGGCAGGCCGCTGATCGACGTGATCTTCTCCTACCTCGACTTCCACGTCCTCGACGACCAGCAGGAGGCGTTCGGCACGATCGTCGACGACAGCCCCAACGAGTTCACCCTCAACGTGCTGACCTTCCCCGGCGAGGTACGGCTGGAGTGCCGGGCCGGCTGGGCCACCCGGGAACGCCTCGAAGCGCTCGGCGCGACCTACCTCGAACTGCTGACGGCGATGGTCGCCGACGGCGGCGCGAACCCGGTCGAGCTGGGCGCCACCTCGGCGGAGCGGCTGAGCGTACCAGCGCCGACCTGGCGCACGCCGCCCGAGGTGTGCGTCACCGACCTGTTCGCCGCCCGCGTAGCGGCCCGCCCCGACGCGGTGGCGGTGGAGTTCGGGGAACAGCGCCTGACGTACCGCGAGCTGGACGCCCGGGCCAACCAGCTGGCCTGGGCGCTGCGCGAGCACGGGGTGGGCCCCGACACCCCGGTCGCGGTGTGCCTGGACCGGGGGCTCGACGTGATCACCGCGCTGCTCGGCGTCCTGAAGGCCGGCGGCTGCTACCTGCCGCTGGACCCGGCGTACCCGGACTCGCGGATCGGCTACATCCTGGACGACGCCGGGGCCCGGGTGATGCTGACCCAGCCGGACCAGGCGCACCGCTTCGGGGCGGACACCGGACTCACCACCATCGTGCTGGACCCGGCCTGGCGGGCGCTGGCCGACCGGCCGACCGACACCCCCGAGGTACGGCTGTCGCCGGACAACCTGGCGTACGTCACCTACACCTCCGGCTCCACCGGCCGCCCCAAGGGCGTGCTGGTGCCGCACCGCGGGGTGGTGCGGCTGGTGCACGACCCCAACTACACGACCCTCGGCGAGGAGCAGACGCTGTTTTTGCTCAGCGCGCTCGCCTTCGACGTCTCCACGTTCGAGATCTGGGGTTCGCTCTGCACCGGCGCCCGGCTGGTCGTCTGCCCGCCGGGCACCCCCACCGCCGCCGAGCTGGAGGAGCTGCTGCGCCGGCACGGGGTCACCGTGCTGTGGCTGACCTCCGGACTGTTCAACACCATCGTGGACGTCCGGCCCGAGGCGCTGGCCACGGTCCGGCACCTGCTGGTCGGCGGCGAGGCGCTATCCCCGCCGCACGTACGCACGGCGCTCGAACACGGCGTACCGGTCGGTAACGGGTACGGCCCCACCGAGGGCACCGTCTTCGCCACCGCGCACCCCCGGGTCTCCCGCGCCGAGACCGAGAGCTCCATCCCGATCGGCACCCCGGTCTCGCACACCCGGGTGCAGGTCGTGGACCGCGACCTCAACCCGGTCCCGTACGGCGTACCCGGGGAACTGCTGCTCGGCGGGCCCGGCGTGGTCCGCGGCTACCAGGGACGCCCCGACCTGACCGCGGAACGGTTCGTGCCGGACCCGTCCGGCACGGAACCCGGGGCACGGCTGTACCGCACCGGCGACATCGTCCGGCAGAACCCCGACGGCACGCTGCACTACATCGGCCGGCAGGACCACCAGGTGAAGATCCGTGGACACCGCGTCGAACTGGGCGAGGTGGAGGCGGCGCTCGCCGAGCTGCCGTCGGTCCGCACCGCCGCGGCCGCGGCGTACCGGGGCTCGGACGGGGTCAAGCAACTCGTCGGGTACGTCGTCCTGGACGCCGACGGGCCGGCGGACCCGGCCCGGCTCGGTGACCTGATGCGCCGGCGGGTCCCCGACTTCCTGGTGCCGACCGCCTGGGTACGCCTGGACCAGCTACCCCTGAACGCCAGCGGCAAGGTCGACCGGGCCGCGCTGCCGCTGCCGGCGGCGGCGGACCGGACCCGGGAGTTCAGCGCGCCGCGCACCCCGGCGGAACGGGCCGTGGCGGACATCTGGGCCGAGGTGTTCGGGCTGCCCAGGGTGAGCCGGCACGACGACTTCTTCGACCTCGGCGGGCACTCGCTGCTGATCCTGCGGATCATCGCGATGCTGCGGCAGCGGCACGGCATCGAGGTGCCCGTCCGGTCCTTCCTGACCCACCGCACCGTCGAGGCGCTCGCCGAGTCGATCGACAGCGGGGAGCTGCCGACCAAGGCGTTGCTCTGGCTCAACCGCGCCGGCGAGCGCGCACCACTGGTCTGCATCCACCCCGGCGGCGGCAGCGCCCACTGGTACCAGCGTCTGGTCGTGCACCTCGACCCGGACCTTCCGGTGATCGCGTTCGAGTGGCCCGGGGTGCAGGGCGGGCAGGTGCCGGCCACGGCGGAGATGGCGGCCCGGTACGTCGCCGAGCTGCGCGAGGCCGTGCCACACGGCCCGTACCGGATCTTCAGCTGGTGCGGCGGCAGCGGGGTGGCCAGCGAGGTCGTGCACCGGCTGGCCGCCGACGGCGAGGACGTCACCTTCATCCTGCTGGACCCGGCGCTGGACGCCAGCGAGAAGCAGCACCTCTGGGACGAGTTCGGGCTGATCAAGAAGTGCGTCGCCAACCTGGAGGCGCTCGCCGGCGCGGCGCCGGAGGAGGACACCTCGACGCTGCGGCGGGAGACCATCGGGCTGCTCGAACACCTGGTCGACGACTTCGTCGGCGACGACGGCATCACCCTGCCCGAGCGCGGCGCCGGAGACATGTGGCTCCCCGCGGCGCGGATGTGGGCGGAGGTGATGGAGATGATGATGTCGTACCGGCACCGGCGCTACGCCGGGCGGCTGCACCTGATCGTGAGCGACGAACTCGCCCAGGGCGAGCACGAGGTCGTCGACGCCGGGCAGAGCTTCGCCGAATACCTGGCGCGCTGGCGGGAGCTGGCCGCCGAGGTACGGGTCCACCGGATGACCGGTGACCACTTCTCGGTGATGCGGGAGGACGTCTCGCAGCTCGCCCGGATCATCACCGACCAGCTGGGCTGA
- the sbnB gene encoding 2,3-diaminopropionate biosynthesis protein SbnB, whose translation MLILGAGDVRSVLDGAEPRVLAAVRHAYELHALGRTSVPHSVFLRFPADTRNRIIALPAYLGGEAPVAGVKWVSSFPGNVAQGLDRASAAIVLNSMRTGVPEAFLEASAISARRTAASAALAASTLLSVNSSTGVSLVGCGLINFEVLRYLRTVFPSLDSATVYDLDRDRAESFAAKARSAWPTLTVDVARRPADALAAQRLVSLATTAAVPHLDAAPCRPGTLLLHLSLRDLTVPSVLSGVNIVDDADHVCRAATSLHLAEQETGNRDFIASSLGEILVSGAPYVADERRLTVFSPFGLGCLDLAVADLVRREAVARGLGTRLDDFLPAGTQVFA comes from the coding sequence ATGTTGATCCTGGGAGCCGGTGACGTCCGCTCCGTCCTCGACGGCGCCGAGCCGCGCGTGCTGGCCGCGGTCCGGCACGCGTACGAACTGCACGCGCTGGGCCGCACGTCGGTGCCCCACTCGGTGTTCCTGCGGTTTCCGGCCGACACCCGGAACCGGATCATCGCGCTGCCCGCGTACCTCGGTGGCGAGGCCCCGGTGGCGGGCGTGAAGTGGGTGTCGTCCTTTCCCGGCAACGTGGCCCAGGGGCTGGACCGCGCGTCGGCGGCGATCGTCCTGAACTCGATGCGGACCGGTGTGCCCGAGGCGTTCCTCGAGGCGTCGGCGATCTCCGCCCGGCGTACGGCGGCGAGCGCGGCCCTGGCCGCGTCGACGCTGCTGTCGGTCAACTCGTCGACCGGTGTGTCGCTGGTCGGCTGCGGGCTGATCAACTTCGAGGTGCTGCGGTACCTGCGGACGGTGTTCCCGTCACTGGACAGCGCGACGGTGTACGACCTGGACCGCGACCGGGCGGAGTCCTTCGCGGCGAAGGCGCGGTCGGCCTGGCCCACGCTCACCGTCGACGTGGCGCGACGGCCGGCGGACGCCCTGGCCGCGCAGCGACTCGTCTCGCTGGCCACGACGGCGGCCGTCCCGCACCTCGACGCGGCACCCTGCCGCCCGGGCACGCTGCTGCTGCACCTGTCGCTGCGCGACCTCACCGTGCCGTCGGTGCTCTCCGGCGTGAACATCGTGGACGACGCGGATCACGTGTGCCGGGCGGCGACCTCGCTGCACCTGGCGGAGCAGGAGACCGGCAACCGCGACTTCATCGCGTCGTCCCTGGGCGAGATCCTCGTCTCCGGCGCGCCGTACGTGGCGGACGAGCGCCGCCTGACCGTCTTCTCCCCGTTCGGCCTGGGCTGCCTGGACCTGGCCGTGGCCGACCTGGTCCGGCGCGAGGCGGTCGCCCGCGGCCTGGGCACCCGGCTGGACGACTTCCTGCCGGCGGGCACCCAGGTCTTCGCCTAG
- the sbnA gene encoding 2,3-diaminopropionate biosynthesis protein SbnA: MADAGLPVPGVLATIGTTPIVELTRLDPTSTFRTYAKLESHNPGGSIKDRAALEMLRDRIRDGRLVPGRSVVVESSSGNLGIGLAQVCGYHGIRFICVVDPRTNRQNIAIMRALGAEVEVVTDADPVTGEYLPVRIRRVRELVATLDDAYCPNQYANPLNPRAHRNTMREILDALPDLSFLFCATSSCGTLRGCAEYVRANRLPVTLVAVDALGSAIFSPPVGGRLIPGHGASIRPALYGDDLADIVVHIDDLGAVAGCRRLAAREAIIAGGSSGAVVSAMQSMRDRIPPGSTCVLVFPDRGDRYLDTIYDDDWVGQHFGDVSHLWRKPQLEAASC, translated from the coding sequence ATGGCCGATGCAGGTCTCCCCGTTCCCGGCGTCCTCGCGACCATCGGGACGACACCGATCGTCGAGCTGACCAGGCTCGACCCGACCAGTACCTTCCGGACCTACGCCAAGCTGGAGTCGCACAACCCGGGCGGCAGCATCAAGGACCGGGCCGCGCTGGAGATGCTGCGCGACCGGATCCGCGACGGCCGGCTCGTGCCAGGTCGCTCCGTGGTCGTCGAGTCCAGTTCGGGCAACCTCGGCATCGGCCTCGCGCAGGTGTGCGGATACCACGGGATCCGCTTCATCTGCGTGGTCGATCCGAGGACCAACCGGCAGAACATCGCCATCATGCGCGCCCTGGGCGCCGAGGTCGAGGTGGTCACCGACGCCGATCCGGTCACCGGCGAGTACCTGCCGGTGCGGATCCGCCGCGTCCGGGAACTCGTCGCGACGCTCGACGACGCGTACTGCCCCAACCAGTACGCGAACCCGCTGAACCCGCGAGCCCACCGCAACACCATGCGGGAGATCCTCGACGCGCTGCCGGACCTGAGCTTCCTGTTCTGCGCCACGAGTTCCTGCGGCACCCTGCGCGGCTGCGCCGAGTACGTCCGGGCAAACCGGCTGCCGGTGACCCTCGTCGCCGTCGACGCGCTGGGCAGCGCGATCTTCAGCCCACCGGTCGGCGGCCGGTTGATCCCCGGCCACGGCGCCTCGATCCGCCCGGCCCTCTACGGCGACGACCTCGCCGACATCGTGGTGCACATCGACGACCTCGGGGCGGTGGCGGGCTGCCGGCGCCTGGCGGCCCGCGAGGCGATCATCGCGGGCGGTTCCTCCGGCGCGGTGGTGTCGGCGATGCAGAGCATGCGCGACCGTATACCCCCCGGCTCGACCTGCGTCCTGGTCTTCCCCGACCGGGGCGACCGCTACCTGGACACGATCTACGACGACGACTGGGTCGGCCAGCACTTCGGCGACGTGTCCCACCTGTGGAGGAAACCCCAGTTGGAGGCCGCATCATGTTGA
- a CDS encoding TauD/TfdA family dioxygenase, whose translation MSIVMSVQPAASLPDTEPALPHVISATAPGTSATEFLADARDTVRRRLREHAAVLLRGFQVGGVDGFDRVVRAVSGEPLTYAERSSPRSTIKGQVYTSTDYPPAEEIFLHNENSYQATWPLTLFFYCITPPDTLGATPLADTRRVLNLIDPAVREEFARRGWTVIRNFTPGFGVPWQQAFNTEDRAAVEAYCARSGIEAEWVGRDGLRTTARRRAVHQHPVTGEQVWFNHLTFFHVTTLAEEVCEGLREMLDEADLPTNTYYGDGGRIPDEIMAHLRDCYRSAQRRFDWQRDDVLIVDNMLAVHGREPFTGPRKIAVAMAEPSSPA comes from the coding sequence ATGAGCATTGTCATGTCCGTTCAGCCGGCGGCATCGCTGCCGGACACCGAGCCGGCGCTTCCCCACGTCATCTCCGCGACCGCCCCGGGCACGTCGGCGACCGAGTTCCTCGCCGACGCCCGCGACACGGTCCGGCGGCGGCTACGCGAGCACGCCGCGGTCCTGCTCCGGGGCTTCCAGGTCGGTGGCGTCGACGGGTTCGACCGGGTGGTACGCGCGGTCTCCGGCGAGCCGTTGACCTACGCCGAGCGGTCATCGCCGCGCAGCACCATCAAGGGTCAGGTCTACACGTCCACGGACTACCCGCCGGCCGAGGAGATCTTCCTGCACAACGAGAACTCCTACCAGGCGACCTGGCCGCTGACGTTGTTCTTCTACTGCATCACCCCGCCCGACACGCTGGGCGCCACGCCGCTCGCCGACACCCGCCGGGTCCTGAACCTGATCGACCCGGCGGTACGCGAGGAGTTCGCCCGGCGCGGCTGGACCGTGATCCGCAACTTCACGCCGGGCTTCGGGGTGCCGTGGCAGCAGGCGTTCAACACCGAGGACCGGGCCGCGGTCGAGGCGTACTGCGCCCGCAGCGGGATCGAGGCCGAGTGGGTGGGGCGCGACGGGCTGCGTACCACCGCCCGGCGGCGGGCGGTGCACCAGCACCCGGTGACCGGCGAGCAGGTGTGGTTCAACCACCTCACGTTTTTCCACGTGACCACGCTGGCCGAGGAGGTCTGCGAGGGGCTGCGGGAGATGCTCGACGAGGCGGACCTGCCGACCAACACGTACTACGGCGACGGCGGGCGGATCCCCGACGAGATCATGGCGCACCTGCGGGACTGTTACCGGAGCGCCCAGCGCCGCTTCGACTGGCAGCGCGACGACGTCCTGATCGTCGACAACATGCTCGCCGTGCACGGCCGGGAGCCGTTCACCGGGCCCCGCAAGATCGCCGTGGCGATGGCCGAGCCGTCGTCTCCCGCGTGA
- a CDS encoding winged helix-turn-helix domain-containing protein: protein MTDEPILHLTDPRAMRALAHPTRLRLLGELRVRGPRTVGTLSDIIDEAVGSVSYHLGKLAEHGFVQEAPELARNRRERWWRAAHARTSWEPVEALADPERKAASDLLRRAILDQYVDRLRAYLDAEGTLDPTWVRGTTSSDSTLHLTSDELVELRADLAALAQRWQARSDANRADARTVALIYHAFRDPR from the coding sequence ATGACGGACGAGCCGATCCTGCACCTCACCGATCCCCGCGCCATGCGGGCGCTGGCCCACCCCACCCGGCTACGCCTCCTCGGCGAGCTGCGCGTACGCGGCCCGCGGACCGTGGGCACGCTCAGCGACATCATCGACGAGGCGGTCGGCTCGGTCAGCTACCACCTGGGCAAACTGGCCGAACACGGGTTCGTGCAGGAGGCCCCCGAGCTGGCCCGCAACCGGCGCGAACGCTGGTGGCGGGCGGCGCACGCGCGTACCTCCTGGGAACCGGTCGAGGCGCTCGCCGACCCGGAACGCAAGGCCGCCTCCGACCTGCTCCGCCGCGCCATCCTCGACCAGTACGTCGACCGGCTGCGGGCCTACCTCGACGCCGAGGGCACCCTCGACCCGACGTGGGTACGCGGCACCACCAGCAGCGACTCCACCCTGCACCTGACCAGCGACGAACTGGTGGAGCTGCGGGCCGACCTGGCCGCCCTGGCCCAGCGCTGGCAGGCCCGCAGCGACGCCAACCGCGCCGACGCCCGCACCGTCGCGCTGATCTACCACGCCTTCCGGGACCCGCGTTGA